The nucleotide sequence AGTGGAGAAGTACTTGGCCTCTGTCACGTCGGATCTCACGTAGGAGCATTCGACGACATTCTGCTCTCCATTGAGGCCACGGATGAGCGACAGGGCGAATCGGGCACCGGCGTAGGCCATTGAGAGTGTGGCAGATCCAGCGCCAGCTTTAGCCTTGACCACTTCTGTTCCGGCTTCCTGAATCCTGACGGTCAGGGCGTCAATTTTGTCCTGCGGGAAAGTGACTGAGGGCTTTACGGCAGAGAGCACGGGGATGATGGTGACACCGGAATGGCCTCCAATGACGGGGATTTCCACCTTTTGGGGATCAACTCCTGCAGCTTCCCCGATAAAAGCACGGGCACGGACAATGTCCAAGGTGGAGACGCCAAAGACGCGTTTGGGATCATAAGTTCCGGCTTTCTTGAGCACTTCACTGGCAATGGGGACAGCAGAGTTGACGGGATTCGTGATGATGGCCAGGAAGGCTTTTGGGCAGACTTTAGCGGCTGCCTGGGCAAGATCTCTCACGATTCCCGCATTTGTATTGAACAAATCATCGCGAGTCATTCCCTAAAAGTGCGTCCGGATTAGCACGAAGGCTGATAGCACCTTTATGTAATCACTGGGGGATTTAGATCACGAGATTACTTACCGGTTTGCGTGGAACTCCGGCTGGGATGACAACCACGTCAACTCCTGCGACCAAAATTCCAATCCATTAGGAAAACCCTCACAATTCTCCCCGGAATTCACAATCTCACCTGCAAGAATCTCCTCCACATGCTCTGGCCCATTTTTCCCAACGACCTTCGAAGCTGTGTCGATGTGGGACAAATCAGCTGCCACTCCCGGAGTATGAACGATATCATACAGCCGGAGCTCGGTGACGAGGGGGCTCTGCTTCAGTAGCAGCGACAGGGGCTGTCCAATTCCGCCGGAAGCACCACAAACAGCCACTTTGGCATTACACTGTCCATTCCCCAGCAAATACGTGCAAAGGTCAAAggggaaaattgatgaaaaaccTTCCCAGAGAACGTTACGTAAATGGAGAAAATTATCTAAAGTACTCACTTGCGATGTTGTGGATAAATTGCGGGTTGTCTGCTGGAGGGCAACCCTCGCTACACGGAACAACATCTTCAGCTAATTTTCCTCACCACGTCAGATCGCGAGGAGCTGGAGAACAGAGATGAACGAAGCGAAAAAACTCGTCTCAAGTTTCTAGCACACGAAGAAGTGCTAATCCGTCGACCTTCAAATGACAATTCCAATGCTGTCTCGAATGTGGTACTAGATTCAGCAGCGGGAAATAAAAATTCTGCGAAAAATGGAGAAAATCAGGGAAAAAAATTTGTCTTTTCCAAGAGAATCATTTTGAAAGAATAAATGAACCTCACATGATAAATTTTGTAAGTTTTGTGCTTTGTTTTTCCACCAAAAACAATTTCGAAATTTACCGATTCACCCGattcgtcattttttttttcgaattcccTCCAAGTTCCGGCAAATTCGTCGTTTTTCAAACGAACGTGGCCgtgtaaacaaaattttgagtGACGCTCTGTGAAAAATCCGTGATTCCTTAGGAATTCTTACTTATTCTCAAGTGATAACTATTAGAAAACATTGTGCTTATTCTCGTGAATAACAAAATCATGTAATATCATAAAGATTGTGTTGGCAATTACCTTTATTTCGTGGAAAAGTGAAGTATGAAGAGAAAAAGTGCTCcttctaaattttcaaatttcctcATTTTCTGATAGTTTCCAAATCTCTGTGAATGTTCTTAGGGAAAAGTGTTTAAACAGCAAGTGATAAGGTgtgaaaatatctgaaaatcatTGTATAAGAGAGTCTACAAGAGATTTTCCGGTAAGTAATGTTCTTCCAATATGGCTTCCTCCGAATAAGGCGAGAAAAGCGAGAAACTTTGACTCCTATTTgacttatttctttttttttacattttctggttttcctattgttttaaaTAATTCCTTTAAATAATCTACTTATGCAActtttgaaaatgatgataagtttgttttatcaaaaaacagatttttcttcggttgcgagtttttttttttgagttgtaCTTTATTATGCTGCATATGTTTTGCAgcataaagcaaaaaaaaataactctttccggaccgcagcatatgctgcaagccaattacacattttttttaatcaaaaatatctaagctcaggaattaattgaggtcctacaaaaaatatcttatatttggacatccttatagtttgtaatcatccacaagaataggatttttatcagttctaaataattaaaaacaaatatttttcacagaacattcatatgctccTTTGGGTACTCAgtgtcccaaaagagacgaaagagataAAAAGGCATAAAACAGATTTTTCTCCGGttgcgagtttttttttagttatacTTATTATGCTGCATATGCTTTCCAGCATAAAGTAAAGAAATAACTGTAAAATTTGTTCTCACAGATATTGAGAAGCAAACAATAATCTTTACCAGAATTAAGGTTTAATTCCTATTCTCCTTAGAAAtcggattttattttaaaatgtttatttttaatgctaaaatattggcaaatattttcttatgttctgtacactcagtcccggcattgagtccttcgggattaggggaaactggggcaccaccaaacacggggtaccaccaaagaatgcgattttttaataggatattcgacttcagaggataagacctataggaatttataggcactatggggatgcttgtccactgaaggaatggtcgagatagtccaagtagtttagaaataaaaatgagtgtttggtggtaccccgtgtttggtggtgccccagtttcccctatgcccCTGACAAAATTATGCACataaaattatgcaagtttgcctacttttaggagtcaatttatgaaatcatttttgaaatacgcctaaatactatgttgcgacgcgggaaatttgaaaatattgtgctactttttcagaataaaactttaatttcctttataaaggtaaaaattttaaatattctaaccatttattgaagaattttggataaaaaaaactgtttgttaatgcatttctattaaacagttgaatctttttttgaactacttttactacgcgcgaaattcgttctacagaGATTTACTCAAAAGAAAGCCTCTGcagatatgcaaattttgtagTGTATTTTTTGAGTGTATAGACTTTAAGCTCCAAATAGGCTAAGGGCATTGACAGAtctaaggattagccgagagacggcttaacataattatatttgaaataatggttaaactacattttcatcattttacactaagtcgtctctcggcttaagtcgtaaggcTGTCTTGGGCATAAGGCTGATCCTCTAAGTTATTTAGCCTATTTGTTATTTATATttagaaattagagaaatttgaGATCTTAACGAAGCTATATCTCCAAAGCGGTCTTCGGACTAAAgttttatacgggtttcagacctgaggtttagccatatggcctaacttcaaaattttttatcagtCCAGAGATTCTCCAGATCTTTGGAAAAGTTTGGCTTAAGATTGGATAGGCAAATCTATTATACCTATAtacatttgataaaaaaaaaatctttataatgGTTACTTGAAATTTTGAGGCCTTCGGGAACTGTGGTaaaccttaaagggttaaggccgagaggatcaaaaattgagggtcagaaaaaaatatttttttctgactttgtagagtaaaacacaactttatatggccgattttttttaaatctttatcaTAGCGTTTTGCAATGCTTCTATCTCTGTATCAAATTATGTCTCGAAacacgaaaaatttaattaatggaAATGTTGAAGGGCTCTAACGTTAAACACTTGAGCATATTTCGTCAAATGTAGCGTAGTCATGCCATTAAGTTTAAGCTCCAatactgataaaaaaaatttcaaaaaatgtttacaaatgCTTTTATGGGCTTTAAGCTAATGAAATAAACCATCATTATGCACAATATGAGCATAGTGTCACGAGCGGTTTTAAAATTATAGCGATCAGAATTTAGTTGCAATTTAATTAACTCACCCTGTATAATTAATGGTAAATTGctacaaaaaattttaattttaaagtaataaatTTCTATCGGGCTTTTCTACATAGGTTATACGAGTTTCGGACTTGAAGTTTAGCTCAGTTTTCGAAGATCTAGGTTttttaaataacaagcaattaaaaaaaatcaaaatctaatggaagttttgtttttgttctttaatccttcctattttttttaaatccaccTGATAAGAACTTAATCCTTTAAAGATGAGAAAGTCAAACATTGGGATCAGAAAAATGATTTGTTCTGTCTTCTTAGAGAAAAGCATAAAGAAGACCGTAGGAAGAAATTTGTTTTGGCGTCACCGATGACCTAAACCCCTGAGTTGAAGTTGGTGAACAAATGTTATCAAACCTAAGTTTGAAGACTGTCAATTTCTTCTTCGAAAAATAAGAACTTTTTTTAAAGAGCCAAATTTAAGTgttattttgattcaaaattcatttaagtttatttaaatatttaaataaagtgGTGTTTGTTGAAAAGATTTGAAATCAGAATATCTGGCTAAATTTTGTATCTGAAGATGTCTTTATAAGGGtttctagtcatctcgctcactctcatgggaaactttgaaaacatatttataaacaaaagttattgtacgctgggcataatgcccaaagtacaataaattttgttttgtcaacatgcttttgacatttcagtgagagtgaatgaaatgtagatcaaGTCATCTCGCTcgctctcatagaaaatttagaaaacatgtttagaaaCAAAAGTTAGTGTGCGCTGGGCGTAAAGAATTGAGAAGTTTATTTGTAAATCCCTTATTTGCTCTTGGAAATATGCTATTCTGcttcaataggggaaagtgcccatgctttgtacggtCTCAAaattcgtaatgactaaatttttcctatgtttctcaataaatgtgactccgcattatattttaaaaactgggcactttccctagTTTTAAAATATAAGTGCGACGAGTCCCATTATTGAGAATCATAGAAAaattttagtcattacgaagcttggtgtcgtacgaagcatgagcactttcccctacttctctgaataaatgatatatttttgctgaaaattaaaaattaaagacaaacaacaaataaaatgcaatgctattgttttatttttatgtatATATCATGAAtacattaataatattttaatcctAATGTTATTTCACTACAAGATAAGTTTAAATTCTCTCTCTTTTTGCTAACTttacacaaaaataaaataaaatagtttaactAAAAGAGTTTTACTTCACATctaagttattatttttttttcacaataaattacatcaCTGAATgagaaaatatattcaaatttacctaaaagagtttttttcctgtgattttatttattaaaaattatagaggaAAGCAAAGAATTTTCCTTTGAACGTTAAATaacttcagttttttttattcactctATATCACGGCGGAATGTAAAATTCATTTCCAACTTCCatcaaaaatattcatttcatGGTGTAAGAGTATTTTTTTaagagaatattttttgtagttcTTAACTATTAAATcactacgattttttttctctgaaattggTGCTTTTTTATCTACTTTTCCTAcggttgtttttcttttttttcgctACAATGTGCATTTTCTTTATGAATGAttctcattttcaaaattttcatttttgtttattatcataaatgaaatatttatatgattttatcATAGTCTTATGatttattatgaaataattaGAATATAACACACATCTAAAAGATGGAATAATTATTCTCAGGGACGATTTGGAatgcatttattaaaaaaagggaggatattttattaaaatattttttttataagagcTAGAGAGAGAGGAAGGGCAGGGAAAATTGTGATTCAATAGCaagtatttttcatttatttatatttgttttttttttagaaaataagatCTTATATTGAGAATTATATTATGGACACAAACAGACACTTTTTTAATACCCTAACAAGGTAaattgttttcattttatttaacacTTTTACTTCTTTTCTCTATCTCCACATAGTTTTTTGTTTAAtcttctctttttttaaatatatataaatcaCAAATTcaataatagtttttttttctttaatatactcGATAGAATGTCAGATGCAACAATTTTCATGACTCTTTAACGCAGATacttagaacttttttttcttttttcttttaaatgttcTTTGTAATTCATTTAACAAACAAGTTAAAGAGTGTGTACAaagtgttttcattttttttctcatttcatatacaataataaaaaaatatattataagtATGAATAAGAATTACTATTAGAttttacttccattttttttttacttgacgtGTTTTCGGGGTGTACTTATCGAGAAATGTACAatcttcagtgatttttttttgttattgccTCTAAGTTGTTACTTTTGTGACAaaaaattccaaagaaaaagtctttatcaatttttataaatagTTTTAGAATGTTTTAATATGTGTTCTATCGCTTTGCTTTTTGTTTTGTTGTCTCTCTCAAATTAGATTATCATTTTCTGATAATTTTCTTGGacagtttttcatttttttttttaaattttctttttattttcgtgTCTGCAATTATTTGTTAATCTGTGATAAGAAGAATTTAGATAgaaattttcacactaaattgcaggtaaatttgtttttttttgttttaatcatttaattGCTACATGTACAATTTCTCTATAGATAGGTGTTTAGGGAAATTTTCATCATCCATTGTTGAAACTGCGTAATGTTGCTTTTTTTTGTGAGCTTTTGTTGTAGGCAAAAAGTCTCAAAATTCTCTATTTTTGTCATTATTGCTAATCACCCGTGTCATCCCACTTTCTTTCCTCCATTATTCGATCGAAACAGTCCGCCAAGAAGGCATGCTGCCatgggaaattga is from Phlebotomus papatasi isolate M1 chromosome 1, Ppap_2.1, whole genome shotgun sequence and encodes:
- the LOC129799189 gene encoding malate dehydrogenase, mitochondrial, whose protein sequence is MLFRVARVALQQTTRNLSTTSQCNAKVAVCGASGGIGQPLSLLLKQSPLVTELRLYDIVHTPGVAADLSHIDTASKVVGKNGPEHVEEILAGVDVVVIPAGVPRKPGMTRDDLFNTNAGIVRDLAQAAAKVCPKAFLAIITNPVNSAVPIASEVLKKAGTYDPKRVFGVSTLDIVRARAFIGEAAGVDPQKVEIPVIGGHSGVTIIPVLSAVKPSVTFPQDKIDALTVRIQEAGTEVVKAKAGAGSATLSMAYAGARFALSLIRGLNGEQNVVECSYVRSDVTEAKYFSTPLVLGRNGIEKNLGLPKLNDYEKKLLEKAIPELNANIKKGEEFVK